The sequence GACACCCTCAAACAAGAACACCCTGACCATCCTTGGTTGACCTTCTACACAGCACAAGTGGAAGCAGCCCAAGGAAACCTAGAGGGCGCAAAAGAAATCTATCAAAAACTCTTACAGGAGTGCAGCAATCGTAAACTCTTATTGCAAATTAGAGAAGCTCTGCGTCAATTAGAAACCGCAGAAAGTGAAAGCCAACAAAGCGCGATCGCGCAAGCCCTAGCCCAACCAGGAGGAAAAGATACCGCCGTTTTTATTCTCAGTGCGCTTCCCTTAGAAGAAAAGCAACAAGCAGCACAAACCCTCGCCAAAACCTTCTCCATTGACCCCTACAACGCTCGCTTACAAATTCCCAGTCGAGGCTGGCGACTCTTTCGCATTGGAGAAAAGGGAGCACTCTCTTACTATAGTGAAGCCTTACAAAAGAAAAATGTCCCCTGTTTTTGTGTCCCCCTCAACGCCCTTGATCGCCTCAACGTTTTACAAGTTCAGTATTTTCGCACTCAGGAAGATCGCGTTATTGCTCGTTGTGTTAATGCTAAAGGTCAAGAAGGAACATTCGAGTTTCAGTGGTCTGACATCCAGCAACAAGTCCAAGGGCGAGTTCCCATTTTTGAAGAAATTATAACCAAAGATAAAAAAGGGAAACCAACCTCAAAAAGGCAAACCTTAGACTATGTTCAGTTTTGTGACTTGCATCTTTTCCCAGAACAAACTATTCTGCGGTTGTGCGATCAAAAATATCAGTTTCAACAAAGTGCGCCCTTAACCGATACGATTCAAAAAGGAGAAACCATCACCCGCAATTGGTTACAGTTACTCAATTACTTAGAAGAAAAAATGCCTGAGATTCAGCGCTGGGGAGATTTTACCCCCTTTGGCGAAAGCGCGATCGCCTTCTCCCAAACCTTACAGCAAATTACATCCCATATTGATCTCAAACGACGGTATGAAACCAGTTGGGATGCTGCCTTTCAACTTTATAGCGGTTTGGTCTTTTTTAAGGGAGAAAGCGATCTAAAGCAGCCTTAAGTTCTTCCAATTCAGTATCAATATTGCCTTCTTTAGAAGCCCGAGTGATACACTCGCTCAAATGTTCATCCAGAATCATCCGCGCCACTCGGTCTAACGCCCCTCTCACCGCAGCAATTTGCATCAGGACTTCCGGACAAGGACGGCTTTCCGAAACCATCGTTTTTACCCCGCGAATATGTCCTTCTAAACGAGAGAGACGATTGACAATGCGCCGTAACGACTCTTCACTGTGGACATGGGGATGGCTGTCAAAATCCGAGTGTGGGTGAGAGTGAGAACTTTCCCTATTTTCAGCTTGCGGAGAAGCGTTTTCAGTCAATGTGTGTTCGGCTCCAACTTTGATGACAATTCTACAAGATCCAGTTTAACGCGACGCAGAAGACTCAGCAGTCCGCCAAATCCACCAAGCTGCTGCACAAAGGGTTGTATTCCCTAATAAGGTTGTGCCCGCCTGCATAATCACTAACCAATCTAGGGCTTCCGCATTATCAAACCAATGCCAAGTCACCGCACACATGGCGCTAATCAGGGCGGGAAACATGGCTAGAGACAATCCCCACCATTTCTTTTCTCCCGTAATTTCTCCATAGCGCCAAATTAACCAAATCGCGAGTATCCACTCAGCAACACTAGAAACATGAACAATCCAAGTGGGAATTGAAAGTGCGTGCATAAATCAATACTTTTCGTTCTTTTCACATCCTTTACCATCCTAATCGCTGCATCGCTCTTAGCATAGAAAAAAACACAACATCCAGTTGGCAAACGATTGTCGCTCCTCTCACCCCAAGCGGTTGTTTCTCATGTCAGAACCTACCAAAATAAGATATAAGGAAACTAGACTGATCAACAAAAAAAGGTAGATTATGGCTGATACTAAACTCGCCCTCACCCCAGAAAACGTAGAAAAAGTGTTAGATGAACTCCGTCCTTATCTCATGGCAGATGGCGGTAATGTCGATTTAGTTGAAATTGAAGGCCCCATTGTCAAACTGAAGCTGCAAGGGGCTTGTGGCTCTTGCCCTAGTTCGGCAATGACTCTTAAAATGGGCATTGAACGCCGTCTGCGAGAATTTATTCCAGAAATTGCGGAAGTGGAACAAGTCTTAAATTAACCACTGCATCCAGCTTCTCTTTCCCTCTCCTTGATGCGTTCAGGAGGGGGCATTTGATCATTCATCTACTAATAATTGAGAATGAGTTACTTGTCAACCTAAGGTGATGGTGTGGTAACACAATAAGGAATCACAAGTAACAAATAATCTTTAACGAATAATGTTTAATAACTCAGAAACTCTCGCCACGGGCGCAATTATCTTGATCGCAGTTTTAATCCTCGTTTGGGGGTTTAACCGCGCTCGACCTTATGGAAAAATTGGTATCCTGTCTTGGTTACAGTCCGTTGTCCTGATGGCTCCGTGGTTACTATTTTTTGGTTTATTTGCAGCAGGAATTTATCTGAACTTGGTGGGAGTTTTATTGTTGTTATTAACTTCCACTGGGATTTATATTTATTTAGGAAGTCGTCTGCGGGCAGCAGGTCAAGATGTGATGCTTCGCCAACAAGCCAATGAGCGGTTACGAGAAAAACAGTCTTTCGCTCAGGAAAATTCAGAAGAGGACTCCCCAGACAATGCCGAAGCAGAAGCAGCATCTGGAGCGACCAAACCTCCCATTCCCGAAGAAGACTTAAAAACCATCCAAGGTTTATTTGGCATTGATACCTTTTTCAGTACAGAAACCATTCCCTATCAAGATGGGGCAATTTTTAAGGGGAACTTACGAGCGGATCCAGACCAAGTTTATCAACAACTCTCTCAGAAGCTGCACGCTGCCTTAGGTGAAAAGTATCGTCTGTTTTTAGTGGAAAGTCCCGAAAACAAGCCAGTCGTGATTGTTTTACCCAGTACCAATGATCCGCAACCGAGCACCACGAGCCAGCAAATTCTAGCGATTGTTTTGATGGTGGTAACTGCGGTGACAAGTGTCGAAGCCTTTAGCTTATTATTAGGGTTTGATTTATTTAATAACTGGGAACGGTTTCAGGAAGCGGTTCCCTTTGCCGTTGGACTGGCGATTATTCTGGGGAGCCATGAAGTGGGTCATCGGGTTATTGCTCAACGATACGGCATTCGTTTGAGTTTGCCCTTTTTTATTCCCAGTTTACAAATCGGCTCTTTTGGTGGGATTACTCGCATTGAGTCTTTACTTCCTTCGCGAACCGTTTTATTTGAGTTAGCCCTCGCCGGTCCTGCTGTGGGTGGACTCGTCTCCCTACTGATGTTGGTGGCTGGTTTGATTTTGTCCCAACCAGGAAGTTTGTTTCAAGTTCCCACCCAATTCTTTCAGGGATCAATTCTCGTCGGTTCTCTTGCCAAAGTGGTTCTCGGATCGCAGCTACAAGAATCGGTGGTGGATGTTCATCCCTTAACTGTTGTCGGTTGGCTGGGGCTGGTGATTACTGCGCTGAATTTAATGCCTGCTGGTCAACTTGACGGGGGGAGAATTGTGCAAGCCATCTATGGGCGAAAAACCGCTCGCCGAACCACAGTTGCGACTTTAATTGTTTTAGGAATTGTGGCGATTACGAACCCCAGTAACCCGATTCCTCTTTATTGGGGCATTTTGATTCTATTTTTACAACGCAGTTTAGAGCGTCCTAGTTTAAATGAATTAACTGAACCCGATGATGCCAGAGCAGCGTTAGGACTGTTAGCATTATTTTTGATGTTAGCCACTTTGATTCCTCTCAGCCCTGGGTTAGCCGGTAAACTTGGCATTGGAATGTAAGCCAGTGATCAGTGACCAGTTACCAAGGAACAATGTCAAGATATTCTATGGAACGTCTCCAAAGAACGAAGAACGAAAAACAAAAGTTGTGGAAATTACTTTTTTAGGAACAAGTTCTGGTGTCCCAACCCGATCGCGCAATGTGTCTAGTGTTGCCCTTCGGCTTCCGCAAAAGTCGGAAATTTGGCTATTTGATTGTGGTGAAGGGACACAACACCAATTGATGCGTAGTGACCTCAAATCCTCTCAGATTCGCCGTATTTTTATTACTCATATGCACGGCGATCATACCTTTGGTTTGCCCGGATTACTTGCCAGCACAGGCTTGGCGGGAAGTAAGGGACAAGTTGATATTTATGGCCCTCCCGATTTAAAGGAGTATCTCAAAGCCTGTACACGCTATTCTCATACCTATTTTGCGAATCGGGTACAGGTTCATACGGTAGAACCAGGCGTTGTGTTTGAAAATGAAGATTTTACAGTCACTTGTCATCCCTTGAAACACAGAGTTCCCGCGTTTGGTTATGCAGTGATGGAAAAAGACCGACCAGGGCGTTTTAATGTGGAGAGGGCTAAAGCCTTAGGCATTCCCCCAGGTCCGATTTACGGTCGCTTAAAAAAAGGAGAAACGATTACTTTGGATAACGGTCGTCGTGTTGCTGGAAAAGATTTATGTGATCCTGATGAACCAGGCCGTAAGTTTGTTTATTGTACTGATACGGTCTTTACAGAAAGCGCGATCGATCTGGCTAAAAATGCAGATGTCCTGATTCATGAAGCGACTTTTGCTCATCAAGATGCGGAAATGGCATTTGAACGCCTGCATTCTACTTCCACTATGGCAGCACAGGTGGCTTTAGAAGCAAATGTCCGACAACTGATTATGACCCATTTTAGTCCCCGTTATGCCCCTGGCAATCCTTTGCAACTCAACCACTTACTGGAAGAAGCACAAGCCATTTTTCCCCAGACTTGTCTCGCTTATGATTTTATGGCTTATGAAATTCCTCGGCAACGCCAATTCGGATCTGTTGAAAAAGTCGATAAACTAGCTTAAGTAGGGTCTGCTGAAAAAGTCAATTGGCTGGTGAAGTTAGGGGAAAGAAATCTCTCCCCGATCAATTTGCAGCAAATATTGATCACTTTGAGTTAGTTCACCAACTCTGCCATTAATTCTGCAACAGGAGTAATGCAATCAGCACGTCCCGCATTACTCCCCGCAAAAATTAAGCCATTTTCTACATCGCCACGGGCTGCTTTATCCAAAGCACGGGCAATACAATAATGTTCCCTCTGATCGCGACAACTACACACTTGCAAACAACTGCCGAAACAACGTTTATCTAAATCAGGAGACTGCGCGATCGCGCGTTCAGCAAAGGGATTTTTCAGGGCGCGTCCAGGAAGCCCAACGGGGGAAGGAACAATCACCACATCTTCTGGCTTGGCATCGCGATGATAGGCTTTATATTTCCAATCGGCATCGCATTCATCTGTGGTAATAAAGCGAGTTCCCATTTGCACGCCACTTGCTCCTAAACTGAGAGCGCGATCAATATCCGAGCGATCCCAGATCCCACCCGCAGCAATCACAGGGATTTCCACTTGTAACTCCTCTCGCAGATACCTGATTAATTCTGGAATAACTTGTTCTGCACTTAAATTCGGTTCTCCTAACTCCTCTTTTTTTGCCCCCAAATGACCCCCAGCCGAGTTGGGATTTTCCACTACAAACGCATCGGGTAAGCGTCTATGTTGACGTTGCCATTTGCGACAAATCACTTTTGCTGCTCGGGGACTAGAAATAATGGGAACTAGGGCAACATCAGGATAATCCTGGGTGTAGGCGGGTAAATGCAATGGTAACCCTGCACCCGCAATGATCAAATTTGCCCCATTTTCTGCTGCTGTCCTCACCAAAGTTTCATGGTCTTGTCCTGCAACCATGGAGTTAATGCCAATCAGACCATGGGGGCTGAGTTCACGGGCTTTTTTCAATTCGTCGATTAAAGCGAGACGGTTGGCTTCAAAAATGTTTCGTTTACCCCGTTGCTTGGGATCAAAGTAGGATGAACCAAATCCCAAAGCAACAGCAGAGATAATACCGATACCGCCTGCATTGGCGACAGCACTGGCTAAACGAGCACCAGAAATTCTGATTCCCATTCCCCCTTGAATGATCGGGGATTGAGCGACATGATTACCAATTTGAAGGCTTGGAAGTGTAGTCATAATGATGATTTATATTGAAGCTGTAACTTCTAGAGAAAGAATCTAGCAATCCTTACCTGAAAGAAAGGATCAGGTGAACAGCTGTTGGCAACAGGATCAGACTGCTAGATTCAGGTTTTTTCCTCACACCCTCTAGTAAACTACTTTTAATAACTATTTAGTTATTTACTCATATTATTTTAATAAAAACTCAGCATATTGTCACCTCTCTCTCCTCAGCTTAATTTGATGTTGGAGTCACAATTCCTTCTAATTCCGCATCAGTGAGATCATACAAGTTTCGTAGCTGTTGCAAGCGATCCTCATCGACTTCCCAGAATCCTCGTCCTTCGGCTTCCAACATTCTGCCGACAATATTACGAAAGGCTTCGGGATTGGCTTTCCGTAAGCGTTCTGCCATTTCTGGATCAAGGGCATAGGTTTCAGCAGCTTGGTCATAGACCCAGTTTTCCTGAAAGTCAGTTGTTCCCGCCCAACCGATTAACGCAGTCATCCGTTGGGAAATTTCGTAAGCCCCCCCTGATCCTTGATCCGCCATTGCTTGCGCCCATTTGGGATTCAGGAGTTTTGTTCGATATTCTAAACGCAAGACATCTTCTAGTTGGCGGGGCGTAGAATCTTTGGAAAAACTTTCCACCACACTAGCCGTAACGGGTTTTCCTCCTTGTGTTTCTGCTGCTTTTTTCAGTGCGCCTGTGTTGGCGTAATATTCTTGAATATCGGTGAGTCCATATTCAACGGAATCAATTTGTTGGACAATACGACTGGTACTTTTGAGGAGGTTATTGAGGACTTCTAGGCGCGTTTGACCTTTATCGTTGCGACCGTAACTGTAGGCATTGCGCCCTTGCCAAGTGTCTGCGAGTTGTTCTGCTGTATCCCAGTTACTGTCGGAAACGCGATCATTGACCAGTGAACCAAAATCGCCAGCAGGATTAGAAAACAGTCGTGCTGAGGGATTTTCCACACCTTGGGCTTGTAATTCTAAAGCGTGCTTGCGAATAAAGTTCTGATCGCGCGGTTCATCTGCGGTTGCTGCCCGTAGAAAGAGATCATCTAACAATTCAATCACATTCACAAAACTATCACGGAAAATTCCTGAGAGATTGCCTAAAATATCAATGCGCGGATGATTGAGGCGATCTAACGGGTCTAACTCATAGCGAACAATGCGCCCTGTCCCTTCTTTTACGGGTTTTGCCCCCGCTAAGCCGAGGACAATGCCAAGAGATTCCCCTTTGGTTTTAATGGTATCTAAGCCCCACAACATCACGGCGACGGTTTCGGGATACGTGCCATTTTCAGCTAAATGTTGAGAAATGATTTGTTGCGCGATCGCGCTTCCCCGTTCAAAAGCAGCAGGAGAGGGCATCCGATAGGGATCAAGGGCATGAATATTCCGTCCTGTAGGCAACACACCCGGACCATCTCGCAACAAGTCGCCACCAGGCGCAGGGGGGATGTATTCCCCGTTTAGACCTCGTAGTAAATTCGTGATTTCATCTGTTGTCTGGTTCAGGCGATCGCGAATCTCTAAGGCTTCCTCTAAAAGGGATTGATTAGAAACATCAGAAGGCGTTTCCCCTTGCGCGATTGTGTCTAAAACATCTTCTGATAATTGCCCATCAAAATAGGCGTGCAAGTAACTCGCCAATTGTTCTGAATTCGGAGGCTGACCCAAAACGTGCAATCCCGAAGAAAACAGACGATTTTCTAACACTTTCAGATAATCATAGAGATCTTTGAGATAGTTATCAAAAATCTCTGGTGCAAGTTGACTGACCGTTTGGTAAGAAAAGGTGAGATTTTGCTCTTGTAGCGCAGGGAGTGGACAATCTGCATCTAAGCCCGTATCAACCACCTTAGTACAAATCGCTTCTTTCAACGGGAAATTCTTTTCTGGATCTTCGCGATATTCTGTAATTAAATCTCGTAGGGTTACCAGTTCTTTATACAAACCAGCGCGACCGTAAGGCGGGACATTATGAGAAATTAAAACCCCATAGCCTCGCCGTTTTGCCAACATGGACTCAGAGGGATTATTTGCCGCATAAATGTAGAGATGGGGGATATTTCCGAGTAACGTATCGGGCCAAGAATACCCCGTATTCCCCAAGGGAGAACCAGGTAACCATTCTACAGTCCCGTGCATGCCAAAATGAACCACAGCATCGGCTTGAAACGCTTCCTGTAGCCATTTATAAAACGCTGCGTATTGGGGATGCGGGGTCAGATCCCGTTCAAACATCAAGCGCATGGGGTCGCCAGACAAGCCTAAAGGCGGTTGTACACCAATCCAGATGTTCCCCAGTTGGACACCCCCGAGTAAAAAGTGATCGCCCAACGTCCGAATTCCACTCCCCGTTAACGATTTCCACTGCTTCTCAATCCGTCGCCTTTGAATGGGTTTGAGCCATTTATGGAGGGCTTTCGCGTTAACGGTTGTAATCCCACTTGCACTCAAGTCTGATGTGTGCGGGAGTTGACCCGAATAGGCTTCATCTGCGTCTCGCACTTGCTGAATCAATGCTTCTCCACTTTCTGGCAGTTCGCCGAGGTTATATCCTTGCGCTTGCAGTTCTCGTAATAAGCGCATCAAAGATTGAGGAACA comes from Halothece sp. PCC 7418 and encodes:
- a CDS encoding tetratricopeptide repeat protein, which translates into the protein MQTIMFEDIASAIAQQDYTTATQLIDTLKQEHPDHPWLTFYTAQVEAAQGNLEGAKEIYQKLLQECSNRKLLLQIREALRQLETAESESQQSAIAQALAQPGGKDTAVFILSALPLEEKQQAAQTLAKTFSIDPYNARLQIPSRGWRLFRIGEKGALSYYSEALQKKNVPCFCVPLNALDRLNVLQVQYFRTQEDRVIARCVNAKGQEGTFEFQWSDIQQQVQGRVPIFEEIITKDKKGKPTSKRQTLDYVQFCDLHLFPEQTILRLCDQKYQFQQSAPLTDTIQKGETITRNWLQLLNYLEEKMPEIQRWGDFTPFGESAIAFSQTLQQITSHIDLKRRYETSWDAAFQLYSGLVFFKGESDLKQP
- a CDS encoding metal-sensing transcriptional repressor, with product MTENASPQAENRESSHSHPHSDFDSHPHVHSEESLRRIVNRLSRLEGHIRGVKTMVSESRPCPEVLMQIAAVRGALDRVARMILDEHLSECITRASKEGNIDTELEELKAALDRFLP
- a CDS encoding DUF2499 domain-containing protein, which codes for MHALSIPTWIVHVSSVAEWILAIWLIWRYGEITGEKKWWGLSLAMFPALISAMCAVTWHWFDNAEALDWLVIMQAGTTLLGNTTLCAAAWWIWRTAESSASR
- a CDS encoding NifU family protein, giving the protein MADTKLALTPENVEKVLDELRPYLMADGGNVDLVEIEGPIVKLKLQGACGSCPSSAMTLKMGIERRLREFIPEIAEVEQVLN
- a CDS encoding site-2 protease family protein, which gives rise to MFNNSETLATGAIILIAVLILVWGFNRARPYGKIGILSWLQSVVLMAPWLLFFGLFAAGIYLNLVGVLLLLLTSTGIYIYLGSRLRAAGQDVMLRQQANERLREKQSFAQENSEEDSPDNAEAEAASGATKPPIPEEDLKTIQGLFGIDTFFSTETIPYQDGAIFKGNLRADPDQVYQQLSQKLHAALGEKYRLFLVESPENKPVVIVLPSTNDPQPSTTSQQILAIVLMVVTAVTSVEAFSLLLGFDLFNNWERFQEAVPFAVGLAIILGSHEVGHRVIAQRYGIRLSLPFFIPSLQIGSFGGITRIESLLPSRTVLFELALAGPAVGGLVSLLMLVAGLILSQPGSLFQVPTQFFQGSILVGSLAKVVLGSQLQESVVDVHPLTVVGWLGLVITALNLMPAGQLDGGRIVQAIYGRKTARRTTVATLIVLGIVAITNPSNPIPLYWGILILFLQRSLERPSLNELTEPDDARAALGLLALFLMLATLIPLSPGLAGKLGIGM
- a CDS encoding ribonuclease Z, with translation MEITFLGTSSGVPTRSRNVSSVALRLPQKSEIWLFDCGEGTQHQLMRSDLKSSQIRRIFITHMHGDHTFGLPGLLASTGLAGSKGQVDIYGPPDLKEYLKACTRYSHTYFANRVQVHTVEPGVVFENEDFTVTCHPLKHRVPAFGYAVMEKDRPGRFNVERAKALGIPPGPIYGRLKKGETITLDNGRRVAGKDLCDPDEPGRKFVYCTDTVFTESAIDLAKNADVLIHEATFAHQDAEMAFERLHSTSTMAAQVALEANVRQLIMTHFSPRYAPGNPLQLNHLLEEAQAIFPQTCLAYDFMAYEIPRQRQFGSVEKVDKLA
- a CDS encoding nitronate monooxygenase family protein — protein: MTTLPSLQIGNHVAQSPIIQGGMGIRISGARLASAVANAGGIGIISAVALGFGSSYFDPKQRGKRNIFEANRLALIDELKKARELSPHGLIGINSMVAGQDHETLVRTAAENGANLIIAGAGLPLHLPAYTQDYPDVALVPIISSPRAAKVICRKWQRQHRRLPDAFVVENPNSAGGHLGAKKEELGEPNLSAEQVIPELIRYLREELQVEIPVIAAGGIWDRSDIDRALSLGASGVQMGTRFITTDECDADWKYKAYHRDAKPEDVVIVPSPVGLPGRALKNPFAERAIAQSPDLDKRCFGSCLQVCSCRDQREHYCIARALDKAARGDVENGLIFAGSNAGRADCITPVAELMAELVN
- the bchH gene encoding magnesium chelatase subunit H, whose amino-acid sequence is MTHRIVLIAGFESFNANLYREAAKVAQQHCPELEIFVFSNRDLANSPDKIEKALKGAQVFFASLLFDYDQVMWLRERIQNIPIRLVFESALELMALTKVGTFTLSEKPKGMPKPVKFILSKFGNSREEDKLAGYLSFLKVGPKLLKYLPGRKVQDLRHWLTIYSYWNAGGAENVATLFTYIAKTYLDLPVGEIPPPIETPNMGLLHPDYEGYFTSPQDYLQWYQKEKPEATDRAVVAILLYRKHVLTQQPYIPQLIRAFESANLLPVPFFITGVEGHIAVRDWLTTAYEQQQRELGNIATRSLRKEAVTVDAIVSTLGFPLVGGPAGSMEAGRQVAVATRILNAKNVPYIVAAPLLIQDIHSWTRQGIGGLQSVVLYALPELDGAIEPVPLGGLVGDDIYLVPERMKRLTGRVKRWIALREKSPRDRKLAIVLYGFPPGYGATGTAALLNVPQSLMRLLRELQAQGYNLGELPESGEALIQQVRDADEAYSGQLPHTSDLSASGITTVNAKALHKWLKPIQRRRIEKQWKSLTGSGIRTLGDHFLLGGVQLGNIWIGVQPPLGLSGDPMRLMFERDLTPHPQYAAFYKWLQEAFQADAVVHFGMHGTVEWLPGSPLGNTGYSWPDTLLGNIPHLYIYAANNPSESMLAKRRGYGVLISHNVPPYGRAGLYKELVTLRDLITEYREDPEKNFPLKEAICTKVVDTGLDADCPLPALQEQNLTFSYQTVSQLAPEIFDNYLKDLYDYLKVLENRLFSSGLHVLGQPPNSEQLASYLHAYFDGQLSEDVLDTIAQGETPSDVSNQSLLEEALEIRDRLNQTTDEITNLLRGLNGEYIPPAPGGDLLRDGPGVLPTGRNIHALDPYRMPSPAAFERGSAIAQQIISQHLAENGTYPETVAVMLWGLDTIKTKGESLGIVLGLAGAKPVKEGTGRIVRYELDPLDRLNHPRIDILGNLSGIFRDSFVNVIELLDDLFLRAATADEPRDQNFIRKHALELQAQGVENPSARLFSNPAGDFGSLVNDRVSDSNWDTAEQLADTWQGRNAYSYGRNDKGQTRLEVLNNLLKSTSRIVQQIDSVEYGLTDIQEYYANTGALKKAAETQGGKPVTASVVESFSKDSTPRQLEDVLRLEYRTKLLNPKWAQAMADQGSGGAYEISQRMTALIGWAGTTDFQENWVYDQAAETYALDPEMAERLRKANPEAFRNIVGRMLEAEGRGFWEVDEDRLQQLRNLYDLTDAELEGIVTPTSN